One segment of Polyodon spathula isolate WHYD16114869_AA chromosome 20, ASM1765450v1, whole genome shotgun sequence DNA contains the following:
- the LOC121295267 gene encoding SLIT and NTRK-like protein 2, which translates to MLNCVLLLSILTVTGLSSKIESRKTPKDICKNRCACEEKENVLNINCENKGFTSVTQFQPTQNRICQLFLNGNFLSRLYPNEFVNYSNATTLHLGNNGLQEIKTGAFTGLKILKRLHLNNNNLDIIKEDTFFGLESLEYLQADYNYISSIEAGAFSKLNKLKVLILNDNLLPFLPNNVFRFVLLTHLDLRGNRLKFLPFSGVLEHIGGIMEIQLEENPWNCTCDLLPLKAWLDTISVFAGDIVCETPFRLHGKDVTQLIRQDLCPRKSASDSSHFQGLSPTLRVGLNPTRSPKATRPPKTRNRPTPRVTAPSRDKQIFGPIMVYQTRSPVPFTCPNVCICTSQNPDSGLNINCQERKLYNISDLHPKPSYPKKLYLTGNFLHTVYRTDLLEYSSLELLHLGNNRIAIVQEGAFENLSNLRRLYLNGNYIESLSPSIFVGLQSLQYLYLEYNVIKEILPQTFNSLQNLQLLFLNNNLLRSLPDTVFEGTMLTRLNLRNNHFSHLPVRGVLDQLSAFIQIDLQENPWDCTCEIVPLKNWMEQSSTSVVVNEITCDSPSKHAGRLLRSLRNDSICPEPIDITATMVATVSPSSDAPYSVSAPPSPLPEIHPEVPLSVLILGLLVVFILSVCFGAGLFVFVLKRRKGVPNAATSANNLDLNSYQVQYGSYSTEASTDKTESHVYNSIPPPVGKMCQNPIYMQKEEEQVAYYRNLQELSFGVMDPKKDEQSRSHAYTISTAEFIEKQPCGNRETELLYQNLAERAKELPTAGLFNYNFCTLPKRQFAPSYESSRRHNQDRLNKTVLYGTPRKYYAEQLKNEHPLLPGKLKTEPDYLEVLKKQTASSQL; encoded by the coding sequence atgctGAACTGCGTTTTGTTGCTCAGTATTTTAACGGTGACTGGTCTCTCATCCAAGATAGAAAGCCGTAAAACTCCCAAAGACATTTGTAAGAATCGCTGTGCCTGTGAGGAAAAGGAAAATGTTCTGAATATTAATTGCGAAAACAAGGGATTTACGTCAGTAACCCAGTTTCAGCCTACACAAAACAGAATATGTCAACTCTTTCTCAATGGAAACTTTCTATCCAGACTGTATCCAAACGAGTTTGTGAATTACTCAAATGCTACAACCCTGCATCTGGGTAACAACGGGTTGCAAGAGATAAAAACGGGGGCATTTACAGGACTGAAAATTCTGAAACGACTGCATCTTAACAATAATAACTTGGATATTATTAAAGAGGATACTTTTTTTGGTTTGGAAAGTTTGGAGTATTTACAGGCAGATTACAATTACATCAGCTCCATCGAAGCAGGGGCATTCAGCAAACTGAATAAACTGAAGGTGCTGATTCTTAATGACAATCTATTGCCTTTTCTTCCCAACAACGTGTTCCGCTTTGTTCTGTTGACGCATTTGGATCTTAGAGGGAACAGGCTGAAATTCCTGCCGTTTTCTGGGGTCCTGGAACACATAGGTGGCATCATGGAAATCCAGCTAGAAGAGAACCCCTGGAATTGCACATGTGACCTGCTCCCACTCAAAGCCTGGCTGGATACCATCTCCGTGTTTGCCGGGGACATTGTCTGTGAAACACCATTCAGACTTCATGGGAAGGATGTGACCCAGCTCATAAGGCAAGACCTTTGCCCCAGGAAAAGCGCAAGTGACTCAAGCCATTTCCAGGGTCTGTCACCAACCCTGCGTGTGGGGCTCAACCCAACGAGGTCCCCCAAAGCCACCCGCCCCCCTAAAACAAGAAACCGCCCCACGCCCCGGGTAACAGCACCAAGCAGGGACAAGCAGATATTTGGACCCATAATGGTTTACCAGACCCGATCACCGGTGCCATTTACATGTCCAAACGTCTGCATCTGCACATCTCAGAACCCAGACAGCGGACTGAACATTAATTGTCAGGAAAGGAAACTTTACAACATTTCAGACCTGCACCCCAAACCCTCATATCCAAAGAAACTTTATCTGACAGGTAACTTTTTGCACACAGTGTACAGAACTGATCTGCTTGAGTACAGCTCTTTGGAGCTACTGCACTTAGGAAACAATAGGATAGCTATTGTTCAGGAAGGGGCCTTTGAAAACTTAAGCAATTTACGCAGACTTTATCTCAATGGCAACTACATTGAAAGCCTGTCCCCCTCCATATTTGTGGGGCTGCAGAGTCTTCAGTATCTGTATTTAGAATACAATGTCATCAAAGAGATTCTGCCTCAAACCTTTAACTCTTTGCAGAACCTTCAGTTATTGTTTCTTAACAACAATTTGCTGAGGTCTTTACCCGACACAGTATTCGAGGGTACCATGCTCACCAGACTGAATCTGAGGAACAACCACTTCTCTCACCTGCCTGTGAGGGGGGTCTTGGATCAGCTCTCTGCCTTTATTCAAATAGACCTTCAAGAAAACCCCTGGGATTGCACGTGTGAAATTGTGCCACTCAAGAACTGGATGGAACAGTCTAGTACGAGTGTTGTGGTTAATGAGATCACCTGCGACTCTCCATCTAAACATGCAGGACGGCTACTCAGATCCCTAAGAAATGATTCTATCTGCCCAGAACCCATTGACATAACGGCAACCATGGTGGCAACAGTCAGTCCCAGCTCTGATGCCCCATATTCTGTCAGTGCACCCCCTAGCCCTTTACCAGAGATCCACCCGGAGGTACCTCTGTCTGTTCTCATTTTGGGTTTGCTGGTCGTTTTCATTTTGTCAGTCTGCTTTGgggcaggtttgtttgtttttgtcctaAAAAGACGCAAAGGGGTCCCGAATGCCGCAACAAGTGCCAACAATTTGGACTTGAATTCGTACCAGGTGCAGTATGGGTCCTACAGCACGGAGGCCAGCACTGACAAAACGGAGAGCCACGTGTATAACTCCATCCCCCCTCCCGTTGGTAAGATGTGTCAAAACCCCATATACATGCAAAAGGAAGAAGAGCAAGTAGCTTACTATAGAAACCTGCAGGAACTGAGCTTTGGTGTCATGGACCCCAAAAAGGACGAGCAGTCCCGCAGCCATGCCTATACAATAAGCACAGCAGAGTTCATAGAAAAGCAACCGTGTGGCAACAGAGAGACGGAGCTGTTGTATCAGAACCTAGCAGAGAGGGCAAAGGAGCTGCCGACTGCAGGGCTTTTCAACTATAACTTCTGCACCTTGCCTAAAAGACAATTTGCACCCTCGTATGAATCCTCCAGGCGCCACAACCAAGATCGGTTAAACAAAACGGTTTTGTACGGAACCCCCAGGAAATATTATGCAGAGCAATTGAAAAATGAACATCCTTTGCTCCCAGGAAAACTAAAGACGGAACCCGACTACCTCGAAgttctgaaaaaacaaactgctagcAGCCAGCTGTGA